Proteins encoded by one window of Kribbella italica:
- a CDS encoding LLM class F420-dependent oxidoreductase, whose product MKPVRIGAQVAPQRAAYADIRSAAAAVEDVGADILFTWDHFFPLGKEADAPHFEGWTVLGAWAEQTTRIGLGVLVSCNSYRNPDLLADMARTVDHISGGRVVLGIGAGFKEREFLEYGYDFPSPGRRIADLAAALPRIEKRLTALNPPPTGPMPILVAGGGEQKMLRIVARHANIWNTFAEGEDLVRKLGLLERYCAEIDRDFSTIEISVHTGGDPWEAGPRLRELGASLFTITTSGPDYDLGTIRRWISWRDEQNN is encoded by the coding sequence GTGAAACCTGTCCGTATCGGTGCTCAGGTCGCGCCACAGCGAGCGGCGTACGCCGACATCCGGAGCGCCGCAGCCGCGGTCGAGGACGTGGGCGCGGACATCCTCTTCACCTGGGACCACTTCTTCCCCCTGGGCAAGGAAGCCGACGCCCCGCACTTCGAAGGCTGGACCGTCCTCGGCGCCTGGGCCGAGCAGACCACCCGGATCGGTCTCGGGGTGCTTGTCAGCTGCAACAGCTACCGCAACCCCGACCTCCTGGCCGACATGGCCAGAACCGTCGACCACATCAGCGGTGGTCGCGTCGTCCTGGGGATCGGCGCCGGTTTCAAGGAGCGTGAATTCCTCGAGTACGGCTACGACTTCCCGTCGCCCGGTCGACGGATCGCCGACCTCGCCGCCGCTCTACCGCGGATCGAGAAGCGCCTCACCGCGCTGAACCCGCCGCCGACGGGCCCGATGCCGATCCTCGTCGCCGGAGGCGGTGAGCAGAAGATGCTCCGCATCGTCGCCCGGCACGCGAACATCTGGAACACCTTCGCCGAGGGCGAGGACCTCGTGCGCAAGCTCGGCCTGCTCGAACGCTACTGCGCCGAGATCGACCGTGACTTCTCGACGATCGAAATCTCCGTCCACACCGGAGGCGATCCCTGGGAAGCCGGCCCGCGCCTGCGTGAGCTCGGCGCCAGTCTCTTCACCATCACCACCAGCGGCCCCGACTACGACCTCGGCACCATCCGCCGCTGGATCTCCTGGCGCGACGAGCAGAACAACTGA
- a CDS encoding TetR family transcriptional regulator, producing the protein MSRNSPDASKPTLSAAQILKVAVSLADREGLESVSMRRLGRELSVSPMGFYWHFKDKDSLLDAMTESVIAMGRFDDLPGAAWDERLRRVLLALVTQLRDHPWVGRLVIERLVPLPRFLAALEIMLDSARQAGLSPQDGATLIQLATQSAVALVEHAPDLKTKPPKQSSQYAAERDELAGPASEQYPNIRAAAGPLTGRQNVEDYYRLGIDMIVLGIGAVARQSNRAS; encoded by the coding sequence GTGAGCAGGAATTCTCCGGATGCGTCGAAGCCCACGCTGTCGGCGGCGCAGATCCTGAAAGTAGCGGTGTCGCTCGCCGATCGCGAAGGCCTGGAGTCGGTGTCGATGCGCCGGCTGGGGCGCGAACTGTCGGTGAGCCCGATGGGGTTCTACTGGCACTTCAAGGACAAGGACAGTCTGCTCGACGCGATGACCGAATCGGTGATCGCGATGGGTCGGTTCGACGACCTGCCGGGAGCGGCCTGGGACGAGAGGTTGCGCCGGGTCCTGCTCGCGCTGGTGACCCAGCTGCGCGACCACCCCTGGGTGGGCCGGCTGGTGATCGAGCGACTCGTTCCGTTGCCCAGGTTCCTGGCCGCACTGGAGATCATGCTCGACAGCGCCCGGCAGGCAGGTCTCAGCCCGCAGGACGGCGCGACGCTGATCCAGCTCGCGACGCAGTCTGCCGTGGCGCTCGTCGAGCACGCGCCGGATCTCAAGACGAAGCCGCCGAAACAGTCGAGCCAGTACGCCGCGGAACGCGACGAACTCGCCGGGCCGGCCTCCGAGCAGTACCCGAACATCCGGGCCGCGGCAGGACCGTTGACCGGCCGGCAGAACGTCGAGGACTACTACCGGCTGGGCATCGACATGATCGTCCTCGGCATCGGCGCGGTCGCGCGCCAGTCGAACCGCGCCTCGTAG
- a CDS encoding GDSL-type esterase/lipase family protein gives MSLTALGLTAAESTATAAPLEATQTTADNWVGSWSATPMTPLGPDNTLGMPLTFVNQTLRQIVRPHLSGEVARVRLTNRYGTQPITFQDAKIAKQVPGTDNLPAGLGLPPLPTSITDFPGQLVSAATLAGAVQGAAFVPGSSKPLTFGGATSVTIPAGQDRYSDPVPFAVRALENLVIDFYVPNLTGASTQHTIGNQINYLALGNVSGVNPVLPLTSVPFLPSGISYYFLSGVDVVGAPTARSVVTLGNSLTDGLMSTINANNRYPDFLTERLQNSAAYKDVSVLNEGVAGQRLLFSNIGPSTLNSLDLNVLSRPDVKYIVLETGINDLANPPFIGIPGRHPEPITAQQVINGMQQVITAAHARGIKVYATTITPAGDLTRPARGLFTTYSLPDVVAKRLAVNNWIRTSGAADAVIDFDATIRDPLNTNSLRIPFASVDNLHPNDAGYKLLADSIDLSLFN, from the coding sequence TTGTCGCTGACCGCCCTCGGCCTGACCGCGGCGGAGTCCACCGCGACCGCGGCTCCGCTCGAAGCGACGCAGACGACCGCCGACAACTGGGTCGGCAGCTGGTCGGCCACCCCGATGACACCGCTCGGCCCGGACAACACGCTCGGCATGCCCCTCACCTTCGTCAACCAGACCCTCCGGCAGATCGTGCGCCCGCACCTCAGCGGTGAGGTGGCCCGCGTGCGACTCACCAACCGGTACGGCACCCAGCCGATCACCTTCCAGGACGCGAAGATCGCCAAGCAGGTGCCCGGAACGGACAACCTGCCGGCCGGTCTCGGCCTCCCGCCGCTGCCGACCAGCATCACCGACTTCCCCGGTCAGCTGGTGAGCGCCGCGACGCTGGCCGGAGCTGTGCAGGGAGCGGCCTTCGTGCCCGGTTCCAGCAAGCCGCTGACGTTCGGCGGCGCCACCTCGGTCACCATTCCGGCCGGCCAGGACCGTTACTCGGACCCGGTTCCTTTCGCGGTCCGCGCGCTGGAGAACCTCGTCATCGACTTCTACGTCCCGAACCTGACCGGGGCGTCGACGCAGCACACCATCGGGAACCAGATCAATTACCTCGCGCTGGGAAATGTCAGCGGGGTGAACCCGGTCCTGCCGTTGACGTCCGTTCCGTTCTTACCGAGCGGAATCTCGTACTACTTCCTCAGCGGTGTCGACGTGGTCGGTGCTCCGACGGCCCGCAGCGTCGTCACGCTCGGCAACTCGCTCACCGACGGACTGATGTCCACCATCAATGCCAACAACCGCTATCCGGATTTCCTGACCGAACGGCTCCAGAATTCCGCGGCGTACAAGGACGTGTCGGTTCTGAATGAAGGAGTTGCCGGTCAGCGGCTGCTGTTCAGCAACATCGGCCCGAGTACCCTGAATTCACTCGACCTCAATGTGCTCTCCCGGCCCGACGTGAAATACATCGTGCTGGAGACCGGGATCAACGACCTGGCCAATCCGCCGTTCATCGGAATCCCGGGCCGGCACCCGGAACCGATCACCGCCCAGCAGGTCATCAACGGCATGCAACAGGTCATCACGGCCGCGCACGCCCGGGGCATCAAGGTCTACGCCACCACGATCACCCCGGCCGGGGACCTGACCCGCCCGGCTCGCGGCCTGTTCACCACCTACTCGCTGCCTGACGTCGTCGCCAAGCGGCTCGCGGTGAACAACTGGATCCGCACCAGCGGTGCGGCGGACGCCGTCATCGACTTCGACGCGACGATCCGCGACCCGCTCAACACCAACTCGCTGAGGATCCCCTTCGCGAGCGTCGACAACCTGCACCCCAACGACGCCGGCTACAAGCTGCTCGCCGACTCGATCGACCTGTCCCTCTTCAACTAA
- a CDS encoding GlxA family transcriptional regulator, whose translation MLYSETNDRSRPAKSAAVNATLLTPFASDPGYGHFIAGCRSRGGTVVEVGLIAVDDVADFGLTALLEVLGTAASLRLETDAGSEPWTVTPIGLGAEVRTGFGHRAPTTPIPSLTRLPDVLVMPAVNTKEATGLLERVTSARNRPILELLCEARAEHVEIAAACTGTFFLAESGVLDGETATTSWWLAPVFRRRYPKVDLQEGLVISQSEGVTTAGAAFSHIDLGLAIIRSHNPALADLVDRYLLIGSKASQAAFAIPAVMAGYDPITSAFERWVRDHLAQPIQIASAAHHLGVSERTLQRTTADVLGMSPVDFINEIRLDKATQLVRTTNLTAAEIATRVGYLNVSTLRDLFHRRRGTTISALRRAAPKHV comes from the coding sequence TTGCTGTACTCCGAGACAAACGATAGGAGCCGTCCGGCGAAATCGGCAGCAGTGAATGCGACGCTTTTGACACCATTCGCGTCCGATCCGGGCTACGGTCACTTCATCGCAGGTTGCCGGTCACGGGGAGGAACGGTTGTGGAGGTCGGGCTGATCGCAGTCGACGACGTGGCCGACTTCGGTCTGACCGCGCTCCTGGAGGTCCTGGGCACGGCCGCGTCGCTGCGGCTGGAGACCGACGCCGGCTCCGAGCCGTGGACGGTGACGCCGATCGGCCTCGGCGCCGAGGTGCGGACCGGGTTCGGGCACCGCGCTCCGACGACGCCGATCCCAAGCCTCACGCGGCTGCCGGACGTCCTGGTGATGCCGGCGGTGAACACCAAAGAGGCCACCGGGCTGCTCGAACGGGTCACCAGTGCGCGGAACCGGCCGATCCTGGAGCTGCTCTGCGAGGCCCGCGCGGAGCACGTCGAGATCGCCGCGGCGTGCACGGGGACCTTCTTCCTCGCGGAGTCCGGTGTTCTCGACGGCGAAACGGCCACCACGAGCTGGTGGCTGGCGCCGGTGTTCAGACGCCGCTACCCGAAAGTCGACCTGCAGGAGGGCCTGGTCATCAGCCAGAGTGAAGGGGTCACGACAGCAGGGGCGGCCTTCTCCCACATCGATCTGGGCCTCGCGATCATCAGGTCGCATAACCCCGCCCTGGCCGACCTGGTGGATCGCTACCTGTTGATCGGATCGAAGGCCAGTCAGGCCGCGTTCGCGATCCCCGCGGTCATGGCCGGCTACGACCCGATCACCAGCGCCTTCGAACGCTGGGTCCGCGATCACCTCGCTCAGCCGATCCAGATCGCCAGCGCGGCCCACCACCTCGGCGTCTCCGAGCGCACCCTGCAACGGACGACCGCCGACGTCCTGGGCATGAGCCCGGTGGACTTCATCAACGAGATCCGTCTCGACAAGGCCACCCAGCTGGTGCGAACCACCAACCTGACGGCAGCCGAGATCGCCACCCGAGTCGGCTATCTCAACGTCAGCACTCTCCGGGACCTGTTCCACCGGCGCCGCGGCACCACGATCAGCGCCCTACGCCGAGCCGCACCCAAACACGTCTGA
- a CDS encoding DUF3159 domain-containing protein → MPARTQNDARLSDAVRTAGQSLRRSGLLAPELPPILFIAVASSTGFWWGMGAGVVVLGCIVVVAHRRRWPKATVVSGAVGLSIAATIAHVTGVAAGGLVADICIDLALGSVLVGSVAVRRPLFAVLWGLVRRRSLLRQVDRRARAVFNLTTMTAGAALVVRAVALGVVYLNEEPVAWLLIVRIALGLPVTLIVIAAAYAAGGLENTRAVREGED, encoded by the coding sequence GTGCCCGCTCGGACACAGAACGATGCGCGCCTGTCCGACGCGGTGCGGACCGCAGGGCAGTCTCTGCGCCGCTCGGGCCTTCTCGCGCCGGAGTTGCCACCGATCTTGTTCATCGCGGTCGCCAGCAGCACGGGCTTCTGGTGGGGGATGGGCGCCGGAGTCGTGGTGCTCGGCTGCATCGTGGTCGTGGCGCACCGCCGGCGCTGGCCGAAGGCAACAGTCGTCAGCGGCGCCGTCGGGCTCAGCATCGCGGCGACCATCGCCCATGTCACCGGAGTGGCCGCGGGCGGTCTCGTCGCCGACATCTGCATCGACCTGGCGCTGGGGAGCGTCCTCGTCGGATCTGTCGCCGTACGACGTCCTCTGTTCGCAGTGCTGTGGGGCCTCGTACGCCGTCGATCGCTGCTGCGTCAGGTCGATCGCCGGGCCCGGGCCGTTTTCAACCTCACGACCATGACAGCCGGGGCCGCCCTAGTGGTGCGTGCGGTCGCGCTGGGCGTCGTCTACCTCAACGAGGAACCTGTTGCTTGGCTGCTGATCGTCAGGATCGCCCTGGGTCTGCCCGTGACACTCATCGTCATCGCAGCCGCGTACGCCGCCGGTGGTCTCGAGAACACCCGTGCAGTCAGGGAAGGAGAGGACTGA